In one Streptomyces mirabilis genomic region, the following are encoded:
- a CDS encoding alpha/beta hydrolase — protein MTMSPMEPPAQEGPGSKPLSHRARRGLSRRGFVGGAAASAAAAAGISLIGGLTPSAAASPAMRRPRGLGSLSTAPGLPAGFTKTFTSRFIQAGGLRQHAVIGGDGPPLLLVHGWPQNWYAWRMVMPELARHYTVIAVDQRGIGLTEKPKSGYDTATLANDLVALMDALGHQRFAVAGHDTGLIISYALAADHPQRVARVALLEVPGPPTLKASPPLFIDEDHNNRLWHIPFNRVNHKLTEKLVSGREEIFFGYEFDIQGGQKLPDYAREYYFRLFSDPETLRGSFGLYRAWDATTAQNATRAENKLTMPVLAIGGSESWGDLVGKAMIPLANDVQGVVIPGAGHWIAEQAPRQLLSELTRFLAPYRRATGPSR, from the coding sequence ATGACCATGTCTCCCATGGAGCCGCCCGCGCAGGAAGGCCCCGGATCAAAGCCGCTGTCACACCGTGCCCGGCGCGGGCTGTCCCGACGCGGCTTCGTCGGCGGCGCGGCTGCTTCTGCTGCTGCCGCAGCCGGTATCTCGCTGATAGGCGGATTGACCCCGTCCGCCGCTGCCTCCCCCGCCATGCGCAGGCCGAGGGGTTTGGGTTCGCTCTCCACGGCTCCGGGGCTTCCGGCCGGGTTCACCAAGACGTTCACCAGCCGGTTCATCCAGGCCGGCGGACTGCGCCAGCACGCGGTCATCGGAGGCGACGGCCCGCCGCTGCTGCTGGTACACGGCTGGCCGCAGAACTGGTACGCCTGGCGCATGGTGATGCCGGAGCTCGCCCGGCACTACACGGTCATCGCCGTCGACCAGCGCGGCATCGGTCTGACCGAGAAGCCCAAGAGCGGGTACGACACCGCTACCCTCGCCAACGACCTGGTCGCCCTGATGGACGCCCTCGGTCACCAGCGGTTCGCCGTGGCCGGCCATGACACCGGCCTGATCATCAGTTACGCGCTGGCGGCGGACCACCCACAGCGTGTCGCCCGCGTGGCCCTCCTGGAGGTTCCCGGGCCCCCGACACTGAAGGCCTCGCCGCCCCTGTTCATCGATGAGGACCACAACAACAGGCTCTGGCACATCCCCTTCAACCGGGTCAACCACAAGCTGACCGAGAAGCTGGTCAGCGGCCGGGAGGAGATCTTCTTCGGCTACGAGTTCGACATCCAGGGCGGACAGAAGCTGCCCGACTACGCGCGCGAGTATTACTTCCGTCTCTTCTCCGACCCCGAGACCCTGCGCGGCAGCTTCGGTCTCTACCGCGCCTGGGACGCCACCACCGCGCAGAACGCGACGCGCGCCGAGAACAAGCTGACGATGCCCGTCCTGGCGATCGGCGGATCGGAAAGCTGGGGTGACCTGGTCGGGAAGGCGATGATTCCCCTCGCGAACGACGTACAAGGTGTGGTCATCCCCGGTGCCGGCCACTGGATCGCTGAGCAGGCCCCCCGGCAGCTGCTGTCGGAACTGACGCGCTTCCTGGCCCCGTACCGCCGCGCCACCGGCCCGTCCCGCTAG
- a CDS encoding MarR family winged helix-turn-helix transcriptional regulator produces the protein MTTAPTDPADSCNNLALRKAARYLGATYDKALAPVGLRATQLSILQKLSGHGEMTITSLADVIAMDRTTMASNLKPLAREGLVTVESSAADRRARIAAITPDGLARLKAALPLWNAVQAQFEENFGADEAAHLRAYLDAVLHTGFEPWAE, from the coding sequence ATGACCACTGCGCCGACGGATCCCGCCGACTCGTGCAACAACCTGGCCCTGCGCAAGGCGGCCCGGTACCTCGGTGCGACCTACGACAAGGCCCTGGCCCCCGTCGGTCTTCGTGCGACGCAGCTCAGCATCCTGCAGAAGCTGAGCGGGCACGGAGAAATGACGATCACCAGCCTCGCCGACGTGATCGCCATGGACCGCACGACGATGGCCTCAAACCTCAAGCCGCTTGCCCGCGAGGGTCTGGTAACCGTCGAGTCATCGGCAGCCGACCGCCGCGCACGGATCGCCGCCATCACGCCGGACGGCCTCGCCCGACTGAAGGCGGCGCTACCACTGTGGAATGCCGTGCAGGCCCAGTTCGAGGAGAACTTCGGCGCCGACGAGGCAGCCCATCTGCGCGCGTACCTCGACGCCGTCCTTCACACCGGATTCGAGCCCTGGGCCGAGTAG
- a CDS encoding helix-turn-helix domain-containing protein translates to MEFLTSHARVLIVVAHDPATRLSDIAAACHITERTAQNIVHDLEQAGYMRRERNGRRSRYILRMDGTLRHPAVALSFPH, encoded by the coding sequence GTGGAGTTCCTCACCAGCCACGCCCGCGTGCTGATCGTCGTCGCCCACGACCCTGCCACCCGCCTTAGCGACATCGCCGCGGCCTGCCACATCACCGAACGCACCGCTCAGAACATCGTCCACGACCTCGAGCAGGCCGGCTACATGCGCCGCGAGCGCAACGGAAGGCGCTCGCGCTACATCCTCCGCATGGACGGCACCCTCCGCCATCCAGCCGTCGCCTTGTCATTCCCTCACTAG
- a CDS encoding SCO5918 family protein has protein sequence MRCVIARFPFELTKNGVLESMKGIKPEPGTGESVIIGRRHYPVKQVGQVITRQDRRDFSAAEVLRAMTQLGFTCRTLPTAAPVRILSSLQQASAMLGTPVSV, from the coding sequence ATGCGCTGCGTCATCGCCCGCTTCCCCTTCGAGCTCACCAAGAACGGCGTGCTGGAATCGATGAAGGGCATCAAGCCCGAACCCGGCACCGGCGAATCCGTGATCATCGGCCGCCGCCACTACCCCGTCAAGCAAGTCGGCCAGGTCATCACCCGCCAGGACCGCCGTGACTTCAGCGCCGCCGAAGTCCTCCGGGCCATGACTCAGCTCGGCTTCACCTGCCGCACCCTCCCCACGGCCGCACCCGTACGCATCCTCAGCTCGCTCCAGCAAGCTTCCGCGATGCTCGGTACTCCCGTGTCCGTCTGA
- a CDS encoding CBS domain-containing protein has protein sequence MTLVQMQPRPAIASPVRRTVAEVMDAAGPQVCDDMSVEVALSVMAAARTGRLLVCDQDGQCTGLVTQIELTAVRDSSAYTDRVRLRDILGDHRSFTSPVTTMAEAEHAMRSRWLGALPVVDGQGSSGLGVLALSL, from the coding sequence TTGACGCTGGTTCAGATGCAGCCCCGCCCGGCGATCGCCAGCCCCGTGCGCAGGACGGTGGCTGAGGTCATGGACGCGGCCGGACCGCAGGTCTGTGACGACATGAGCGTCGAGGTGGCGCTGTCCGTCATGGCCGCCGCCCGCACGGGCCGACTGCTCGTCTGCGACCAGGACGGCCAGTGCACCGGACTGGTCACCCAGATTGAACTCACCGCCGTCCGCGACAGCTCCGCTTACACGGACCGCGTCCGCCTGCGCGACATCCTCGGCGACCACAGGTCGTTCACCTCACCCGTGACCACGATGGCCGAAGCCGAGCACGCGATGCGCTCCCGCTGGCTCGGTGCCCTGCCGGTGGTCGACGGACAAGGCAGCAGCGGCCTGGGCGTCCTCGCCCTCTCCCTCTGA
- a CDS encoding DEAD/DEAH box helicase, with protein sequence MNRTRTNDRSARTRKGGADAGKGGSRFGLPAPRRSGGPARSGGYGRRPAAVQGEFALPRTITPALPAVECFADLGMPEQLLAELGKQGVSAPFPIQGATLPNSLAGRDVLGRGRTGSGKTLAFGLALLARTAGRRAEPRQPLGLILVPTRELAQQVTDALTPYARSVRLRLATVVGGMSIGRQAGALRGGAEIVVATPGRLKDLIDRGDCRLNQVGITVLDEADQMADMGFMPQVTALLDQVRPEGQRMLFSATLDRNVDLLVRRYLTDPVVHSVDPSAGAVTTMEHHVLHVHGADKRAATTEIAARDGRVIMFLDTKHAVDRLTQDLLDSGVRAAALHGGKSQPQRTRTLAQFKTGHVSVLVATNVAARGIHVDHLDLVVNVDPPTDHKDYLHRGGRTARAGESGSVVTLVTPNQRRDMVRLMSDAGIRPQTTQIRSGDEALSRITGAQAPSGIPVVITAPVVERPKRSASSRGRRRPASATRRAPVRKSVFDAAA encoded by the coding sequence ATGAACCGCACACGTACGAACGACCGCTCCGCCCGCACCCGTAAGGGCGGTGCCGACGCAGGGAAGGGCGGCAGTCGCTTCGGCTTGCCGGCACCGCGCCGTTCCGGCGGGCCGGCCCGTTCCGGTGGTTACGGCCGTCGGCCCGCCGCGGTGCAGGGGGAGTTTGCGCTCCCCAGGACGATCACCCCCGCGTTGCCCGCTGTTGAGTGCTTTGCCGATCTCGGCATGCCCGAGCAGCTGCTGGCTGAGCTCGGCAAACAGGGCGTGAGCGCACCGTTCCCGATCCAGGGCGCGACGCTGCCGAACTCCCTGGCGGGCCGTGACGTCCTGGGCCGCGGACGCACCGGTTCCGGCAAGACGCTGGCTTTCGGGCTGGCGCTGCTGGCCCGGACCGCCGGGCGGCGTGCCGAGCCCCGCCAGCCGCTGGGGCTGATCCTCGTACCGACGCGTGAACTGGCGCAGCAGGTGACCGACGCGCTCACTCCATACGCCCGCTCCGTCAGGCTGCGGCTGGCCACAGTGGTGGGCGGGATGTCGATCGGCAGGCAGGCCGGCGCGCTGCGAGGCGGAGCCGAGATCGTCGTCGCGACCCCGGGCCGGCTCAAGGACCTCATCGACCGTGGCGACTGCCGGCTGAACCAGGTGGGGATCACGGTGCTGGACGAGGCCGACCAGATGGCCGACATGGGGTTCATGCCGCAGGTCACCGCGTTGCTCGACCAGGTGCGTCCGGAGGGGCAGCGGATGCTGTTCTCCGCGACCTTGGACCGTAACGTCGACCTGCTGGTGCGCCGCTATCTGACCGACCCCGTCGTGCATTCGGTCGACCCGTCGGCCGGTGCGGTCACGACGATGGAGCACCACGTCCTGCACGTCCACGGCGCTGACAAGCGCGCCGCCACGACCGAGATCGCCGCTCGCGACGGTCGGGTGATCATGTTCCTGGACACCAAGCACGCCGTCGACAGGCTGACCCAGGACCTCCTCGACAGCGGGGTACGGGCCGCCGCGCTGCACGGCGGCAAGTCGCAACCGCAGCGCACCCGCACGCTGGCGCAGTTCAAGACGGGGCACGTCAGCGTGCTGGTAGCGACCAACGTCGCGGCGCGCGGCATCCACGTCGACCACCTCGACCTCGTCGTCAACGTCGACCCGCCGACCGACCACAAGGACTACCTCCACCGCGGCGGACGTACCGCCCGCGCCGGTGAGTCCGGCAGCGTCGTCACCCTCGTCACACCGAACCAGCGTCGCGATATGGTGCGCCTCATGTCGGACGCCGGGATCCGGCCGCAGACCACCCAGATCCGCTCGGGCGACGAGGCCCTGAGCCGGATCACCGGCGCCCAGGCCCCCTCCGGCATCCCGGTCGTCATCACCGCACCGGTCGTCGAACGCCCCAAGCGCAGCGCCTCCTCCCGAGGCCGACGCCGCCCCGCTTCGGCAACCCGGCGCGCGCCCGTACGAAAGTCCGTCTTCGACGCGGCGGCCTAG
- a CDS encoding cold-shock protein: MAAGTVKWFNAEKGFGFIEQDGGGADVFAHYSNIAAQGFRELLEGQKVNFDIAQGQKGPTAENIVPA; this comes from the coding sequence ATGGCTGCTGGTACCGTGAAGTGGTTCAACGCGGAAAAGGGCTTCGGCTTCATCGAGCAGGACGGTGGTGGCGCTGACGTGTTCGCCCACTACTCGAACATCGCCGCCCAGGGCTTCCGTGAGCTGCTCGAAGGCCAGAAGGTGAACTTCGACATCGCGCAGGGCCAGAAGGGCCCGACGGCCGAGAACATCGTTCCGGCCTGA
- a CDS encoding peptidase E codes for MNFLLTASGLRNETLRDALRDMLGKPFGSANVVFVPTASVAEPGDHGWFVADMNRLHGLGWREFDVLELNGLPRQMVLDRLLHADVIYVEGGSHYHLARSITGNDLADGFLEALESRVYVGVSAGSMIFSRNLTGHSADVIGDTPDLHVLGATTVEPPFGLFDWYLKPHLYSPDFPERDDAWADRLAARADFPIYFIDDETAVRVRDGKVDVISEGRWRFHP; via the coding sequence ATGAACTTTCTGTTGACGGCGAGCGGCCTGCGCAACGAGACACTGCGGGATGCGCTGCGGGACATGCTGGGAAAGCCGTTCGGATCGGCGAACGTCGTGTTCGTTCCCACGGCGTCAGTCGCCGAGCCCGGGGACCACGGGTGGTTCGTCGCGGACATGAACCGGCTGCACGGCCTCGGCTGGCGGGAGTTCGACGTCCTGGAGCTGAACGGCCTGCCCCGGCAGATGGTGCTCGACCGGCTGCTCCACGCCGACGTCATCTATGTCGAGGGCGGCAGCCACTACCACCTCGCGCGCAGCATCACCGGCAACGACCTGGCCGACGGCTTCCTGGAGGCGCTGGAGAGCCGGGTCTATGTGGGGGTCAGCGCCGGATCAATGATCTTCAGCCGTAATCTCACCGGACACTCCGCCGACGTCATCGGGGACACCCCGGACCTCCACGTCCTCGGCGCGACGACCGTGGAGCCGCCGTTCGGCCTCTTCGACTGGTATCTCAAGCCCCACCTGTACTCGCCGGATTTCCCTGAGCGGGACGACGCCTGGGCTGATCGCCTCGCTGCGCGGGCGGACTTCCCGATCTACTTCATCGACGACGAGACGGCCGTTCGCGTCAGGGACGGCAAGGTGGATGTCATTTCTGAAGGCCGGTGGCGGTTCCATCCGTGA
- a CDS encoding IS630 family transposase, whose product MTCAGGGCRSSVRISGPWSRTRKRSASGNEESWQAIQARAKAEGGEVLFADQVDIRSDQVTGRTWGAKGCTPLVRRTGNRFSVNAMSAISTKGRMHFMVFPETFDADVMCRFLDRIAGHFDRKVHLVVDGHSAHRSRKVRAWLADHPDRIELHLLPSYSPELNPDELVNADLNRSLPMHSRARDQAQLAAETRRFFHRRQRQPHIVRGYFGGSHVRYILEENCD is encoded by the coding sequence ATTACCTGCGCCGGTGGGGGCTGTCGTTCCAGCGTCCGGATAAGCGGGCCATGGAGCAGGACGAGGAAGCGGTCGGCGTCTGGCAATGAGGAGAGCTGGCAGGCAATCCAGGCCAGAGCGAAGGCCGAGGGAGGTGAGGTGCTCTTCGCCGACCAGGTCGACATCCGCTCTGACCAGGTCACCGGCCGCACCTGGGGTGCCAAAGGGTGCACCCCGCTCGTCCGCCGCACGGGCAACCGGTTCTCAGTCAATGCGATGTCCGCGATCAGCACGAAAGGCCGGATGCACTTCATGGTGTTCCCCGAGACCTTCGACGCCGATGTCATGTGCCGCTTCCTGGACCGGATCGCGGGCCACTTTGACCGTAAGGTGCACCTCGTCGTGGACGGCCACTCCGCGCACCGTTCCCGCAAGGTCCGCGCCTGGCTGGCCGATCATCCGGACCGCATCGAACTGCACCTCCTGCCGTCGTACTCGCCGGAGCTGAACCCTGACGAGCTGGTCAACGCCGACCTCAACCGGAGCCTTCCGATGCACAGCCGGGCTCGCGACCAGGCCCAACTCGCCGCCGAGACCCGCAGGTTCTTCCACCGCCGCCAACGCCAGCCACACATCGTCCGCGGCTACTTCGGCGGCTCGCACGTCCGCTACATCCTCGAAGAGAACTGTGACTGA
- a CDS encoding helix-turn-helix domain-containing protein gives MAALVAGRIREDVAVVFQVSLKAVDNWWGKWLAGGREALVGRPRGRRVGEHQVLDAVEQQAIRQAVLDRPCDLGLAGQLWTRAGVGNLIAKLYRVRLTEQGVGNYLRRWGLSFQRPDKRAMEQDEEAVGVWQ, from the coding sequence GTGGCCGCCTTGGTGGCGGGCCGAATCCGCGAGGACGTTGCAGTGGTGTTCCAGGTCTCGCTCAAGGCGGTGGACAACTGGTGGGGGAAGTGGCTGGCGGGCGGGCGCGAGGCGTTGGTGGGCCGGCCGCGCGGACGCCGGGTCGGCGAACATCAGGTTCTCGATGCGGTCGAGCAGCAGGCGATCCGGCAGGCCGTGCTGGATCGCCCCTGCGATCTGGGGCTGGCTGGGCAGCTGTGGACCCGCGCCGGGGTTGGGAATCTGATCGCGAAGCTGTACCGGGTGCGGCTGACCGAGCAGGGCGTGGGCAATTACCTGCGCCGGTGGGGGCTGTCGTTCCAGCGTCCGGATAAGCGGGCCATGGAGCAGGACGAGGAAGCGGTCGGCGTCTGGCAATGA
- a CDS encoding GNAT family N-acetyltransferase, whose amino-acid sequence MPELRTDRLLLRRWRESDLGPWAAMNADPEVREHLGALLTREQSDAAVALMQTEFDERGFGWWALEARETGEFIGRVGLDEVGEDMPFAGVDIGWRLMRSAWGHGYATEAALACLAFGFETLALPEVVASTTVHNLRSQAVMRRIGMARDPADDFEDPSVPEGALRQCVLYRIPRDAHDLHHGARHDP is encoded by the coding sequence ATGCCAGAGCTGCGAACCGATCGTCTTCTGCTCCGCCGGTGGCGGGAGTCCGACCTCGGACCGTGGGCGGCTATGAACGCCGATCCTGAAGTCCGAGAACACCTGGGAGCACTGCTGACGCGAGAGCAAAGCGATGCAGCGGTGGCACTCATGCAGACGGAGTTTGACGAGCGAGGTTTTGGGTGGTGGGCGCTCGAAGCGCGGGAGACTGGTGAGTTCATCGGCCGTGTCGGCTTGGACGAGGTGGGCGAGGACATGCCGTTCGCGGGGGTGGATATCGGTTGGCGGTTGATGCGTTCGGCGTGGGGTCACGGTTACGCCACCGAGGCCGCCCTGGCCTGCCTGGCTTTCGGCTTCGAGACCCTCGCGCTGCCGGAAGTGGTGGCGTCGACGACTGTCCACAACCTTCGTTCCCAGGCAGTGATGCGGCGGATCGGCATGGCCCGGGATCCGGCCGACGACTTCGAGGATCCGAGCGTGCCCGAGGGGGCGCTTCGCCAGTGCGTGCTGTACCGGATCCCCCGAGATGCTCACGACTTGCACCACGGGGCGAGGCACGACCCGTGA
- a CDS encoding allene oxide cyclase barrel-like domain-containing protein, translated as MRAACLGTATALVSLLACAPVAAAAATGTDSAYAKGGDRVITLIGRLAQQTRFPVNPGGAPAQGDRTVFHSILFDQFGNQVGDTDGTCTTTRVDNSGAEECVVTYNLPGGQLSVQGMVFGILNPGPPPSFDNGITGGTGEFDRARGWVHADTIAPGTRRFTIDLDR; from the coding sequence ATGAGAGCAGCCTGTCTCGGCACGGCCACTGCGCTGGTTAGCCTTCTCGCCTGCGCCCCTGTCGCGGCCGCCGCCGCGACGGGCACCGATTCCGCCTACGCCAAGGGCGGAGACCGGGTCATCACACTCATCGGCCGGCTCGCGCAGCAGACGCGCTTCCCCGTCAACCCCGGCGGCGCCCCCGCCCAGGGCGATCGGACCGTCTTCCACTCGATCCTCTTCGACCAGTTCGGCAACCAGGTCGGCGACACCGACGGTACCTGCACCACCACCCGGGTCGACAACAGCGGAGCGGAGGAGTGCGTCGTGACCTACAACCTCCCGGGCGGCCAGCTCTCCGTGCAGGGAATGGTCTTCGGCATTCTCAACCCGGGCCCTCCCCCTTCGTTCGACAACGGGATCACCGGCGGCACCGGAGAATTCGACCGGGCTCGTGGCTGGGTCCACGCCGACACGATCGCTCCGGGCACGAGGCGCTTCACGATCGACCTCGACCGCTGA
- a CDS encoding helix-turn-helix transcriptional regulator, whose product MNDFEAIGQLLAAAAEPVPLPPAEQRRALRAALGLSRAEVARALGVSPFTVAGWESGRDPRGETREKYAYFLKGADAKISTRDTTGPDTTASEPTRTTKSRWTGQPSHRAGAGPVSGRGRS is encoded by the coding sequence ATGAACGACTTCGAGGCGATCGGCCAACTGCTCGCGGCCGCCGCCGAACCCGTCCCCCTTCCGCCGGCCGAGCAGCGACGGGCCCTGCGCGCGGCCCTTGGTCTCTCGCGCGCCGAAGTCGCCCGCGCCCTGGGCGTGAGTCCGTTCACGGTCGCCGGCTGGGAATCCGGCCGCGACCCCCGTGGTGAGACCCGCGAGAAGTACGCCTACTTCCTCAAGGGCGCCGACGCGAAGATCAGTACCCGTGACACCACCGGCCCCGATACCACTGCCTCCGAGCCGACCCGCACCACGAAGAGCAGGTGGACGGGTCAGCCTTCTCACCGGGCGGGGGCAGGGCCAGTCAGCGGTCGAGGTCGATCGTGA
- a CDS encoding sensor histidine kinase: MNSRLRAKTGPIMEATGAALLVIAFAIEVLQQQPRWEMRFSLGAAVVLITAAALSTAVRRAWLASLGGLALILAVSQLVRMTKEPLLNGLNIVPLLLIGCAAMLGRSAVSRRRSLARERAQARSDGEERERRRWARELHDGTLQELAAVQIVLSAAVGTGQSAAMNDAVNQARSLIANQITSLRHLIVEMRPFALDQLGLEPALEALCRRTKETFGLDAELRVGAEWNRLGDELSPEAQAHIYRIVQEAVNNAVKHAQASHLLVELDSDDHTISVAVKDNGRGIAQQPSAPVNRPALSTVVSTGTGLPAMRERGHLVNGHLSVGSTPGEGACVTLRIPRQAERRARR, encoded by the coding sequence ATGAACAGCAGGCTGCGAGCCAAGACCGGCCCGATCATGGAGGCCACCGGTGCCGCGCTGCTCGTCATCGCCTTCGCCATCGAGGTCCTCCAGCAGCAGCCTCGCTGGGAGATGAGGTTCTCCCTCGGCGCAGCCGTCGTCCTCATCACCGCAGCGGCACTGAGCACCGCCGTCCGGCGGGCATGGCTGGCTTCCCTGGGCGGGCTCGCACTCATACTCGCCGTGTCACAACTGGTACGCATGACCAAGGAGCCGCTTCTCAACGGCCTGAACATCGTGCCTCTCCTGCTGATCGGCTGCGCCGCCATGCTGGGCCGCAGTGCGGTATCGCGCCGCCGCAGTCTCGCGCGGGAGCGGGCTCAGGCCCGCAGCGACGGCGAGGAACGAGAACGTCGGCGTTGGGCCCGCGAGTTGCACGATGGGACCCTTCAAGAACTGGCCGCTGTTCAGATCGTTCTGTCCGCCGCCGTCGGCACTGGCCAGTCTGCCGCCATGAACGACGCCGTCAACCAGGCGCGGAGCTTGATCGCGAACCAGATCACGTCTTTGCGGCACCTGATCGTGGAAATGCGGCCTTTCGCCCTCGACCAGCTCGGACTCGAGCCCGCTCTTGAGGCGCTGTGCCGGCGCACCAAGGAAACCTTCGGGCTGGACGCGGAACTGCGCGTCGGAGCGGAGTGGAACAGGCTCGGAGACGAACTGTCGCCGGAGGCCCAGGCCCACATCTACCGCATCGTGCAGGAAGCGGTGAACAACGCGGTCAAGCACGCTCAGGCGAGCCACCTTCTTGTAGAACTCGACAGCGACGACCACACGATCAGCGTGGCGGTCAAGGACAACGGCCGCGGGATAGCCCAGCAACCTTCCGCACCGGTCAACCGGCCCGCACTCAGCACGGTGGTCTCCACAGGTACTGGGTTGCCGGCCATGCGCGAGCGCGGCCACCTGGTGAACGGACACCTCAGCGTTGGTTCCACCCCCGGCGAGGGAGCATGCGTCACCCTCCGGATACCCCGCCAAGCCGAGCGACGCGCCAGGCGGTAG
- a CDS encoding response regulator transcription factor, whose protein sequence is MNADRAEQGVETVSRLSVVIADDHPVVRAGMRMLLSQDESFEIVAESSTVPGTVQTVTKHQPSVLVLDLTMAGQSSLPSIPDLLAASPGTRILILTMQEDPAFARASLRIGAAGYLLKEAAAEELVGAARQVAKGATYLQPAMGARLAIADTGAPGTDGDASLTAREIQVLSLLALGHTNQEIARRLYVSVRTVETHRARIRDKLGTETRAELIAAARERGLLR, encoded by the coding sequence ATGAATGCCGACCGCGCTGAACAGGGGGTGGAGACTGTGTCACGCCTCAGCGTGGTGATCGCTGACGATCACCCTGTGGTCCGTGCGGGCATGCGAATGCTGTTGTCCCAGGACGAGTCCTTCGAGATCGTCGCCGAGAGTTCCACGGTCCCGGGGACCGTGCAGACCGTGACAAAGCACCAACCGTCCGTGCTGGTCCTGGACCTCACCATGGCAGGCCAATCCAGCCTGCCCTCGATCCCTGACCTGCTCGCGGCGTCACCCGGTACCCGAATTCTGATCCTCACGATGCAGGAGGATCCCGCGTTCGCCCGCGCGTCCCTGCGGATCGGGGCAGCCGGATATCTGCTCAAGGAAGCGGCGGCGGAAGAACTGGTCGGCGCGGCTCGCCAGGTCGCGAAGGGAGCCACGTACCTTCAGCCTGCCATGGGCGCCCGACTGGCCATCGCGGACACCGGCGCTCCCGGCACCGATGGGGATGCCTCTCTGACAGCGCGCGAGATTCAGGTTCTCTCGCTGCTCGCCTTGGGCCACACCAACCAGGAGATCGCGCGACGTCTCTACGTTTCCGTTCGGACAGTGGAGACCCACCGCGCCAGGATTCGGGACAAGCTCGGGACCGAGACACGTGCGGAACTCATCGCCGCGGCTCGCGAGCGCGGGCTGCTGAGATGA
- a CDS encoding alpha/beta fold hydrolase: MIDRRTFGKVTGAGAAGAAAASLIGLSRPSVASALSSGPSAEKAATAPTPGTGGGSFPALKQVKAGELTIGYAEAGPAHGPAVILLHGWPYDIHSYVDVAPLLAAQGYRVIVPYLRGHGTTSFLSPSTFRNAQQSVIALDIIALMDALRIEKAVFGGFDWGSRTADIIAALWPKRCKALVSVTGYLITNRDKNKLPLPPAAEWAWWYQYYFATDRGSWASRNTGTTSRSSSGTTSPRRGPSTTPPSTAPPRPSTTRTTSAS, from the coding sequence ATGATCGACAGGCGCACCTTCGGCAAGGTCACCGGCGCGGGCGCAGCGGGAGCAGCTGCGGCATCACTGATCGGCCTGAGCCGCCCTTCGGTGGCATCGGCCTTGTCCTCTGGGCCCAGCGCCGAAAAGGCGGCAACGGCGCCGACGCCGGGCACGGGCGGCGGGTCCTTCCCGGCACTGAAGCAGGTCAAGGCCGGCGAGCTCACCATCGGCTACGCCGAAGCCGGCCCGGCCCACGGACCGGCCGTCATCCTCCTGCACGGGTGGCCGTACGACATCCACAGCTACGTCGACGTCGCGCCCCTGTTGGCGGCCCAGGGCTACCGAGTCATTGTTCCCTACCTGCGTGGACACGGCACCACGAGCTTTCTCTCACCCAGCACCTTCCGCAACGCGCAGCAGTCGGTGATCGCCCTCGACATCATCGCCCTGATGGACGCCCTGAGGATCGAGAAGGCCGTGTTCGGAGGCTTCGACTGGGGATCGCGGACGGCCGACATCATCGCCGCACTCTGGCCAAAGCGCTGCAAGGCGCTGGTCTCCGTGACCGGCTACCTCATCACCAACCGGGACAAGAACAAGCTGCCGCTGCCCCCGGCTGCCGAGTGGGCGTGGTGGTATCAGTACTACTTCGCCACGGACAGGGGGAGCTGGGCCTCCAGGAATACCGGCACGACTTCGCGAAGCTCATCTGGCACCACGTCTCCCCGACGTGGGCCTTCGACGACGCCACCTTCGACCGCACCGCCGCGGCCTTCGACAACCCGGACTACGTCAGCATCGTGA
- a CDS encoding alpha/beta hydrolase, whose product MIHNYRWRLGLAEGDPRYDSIEARLAAGPGIAVPAITVDGELDPFTPAGDGAAYRAKFTGPYDHRTLQGIGHNVPQEAPEAFARAVLDVDRF is encoded by the coding sequence GTGATCCACAACTACCGCTGGCGGCTGGGCCTGGCCGAAGGCGACCCCCGCTACGACAGCATCGAAGCACGACTCGCCGCCGGGCCCGGCATCGCGGTGCCCGCCATCACCGTCGACGGGGAGCTGGACCCCTTCACCCCAGCCGGCGACGGCGCGGCCTACCGGGCCAAGTTCACCGGCCCCTACGACCACCGGACGCTGCAGGGCATCGGCCACAACGTGCCGCAGGAAGCACCCGAGGCGTTCGCCCGAGCCGTCCTCGACGTCGACCGGTTCTGA